In Vanessa atalanta chromosome 19, ilVanAtal1.2, whole genome shotgun sequence, one DNA window encodes the following:
- the LOC125071297 gene encoding thioredoxin domain-containing protein 12-like isoform X1 yields the protein MVAGILTKVLFSLVFNKVHCAQGGRDNGFGNSYVWAGSLESGLQIATHHKKPIMVIIHKSWCSACKNLKPKFANSTEIQTLSKHFVMVNLLDEEEPKNHTFSPDGTYIPRILFISPKGSVDHDIYNEEGSSQHKYFYSRPEQIAKSMRKVLDKYKFERFDV from the exons atggtGGCCGGTATTTTAACgaaagttttattttcgttGGTTTTCAATAAAGTTCATTGCGCACAAGGCGGTAGAGACAATGGTTTTGGTAATAGTTATGTATGGGCAGGATCGCTGGAGTCTGGCCTACAGATAGCAACACACCACAAGAAGCCAATAATGGTCATAATTCATAAATCATGGTGTTCAGCTTGCAAGAATTTGAAACCAAAGTTCGCGAACTCAACTGAGATCCAAACATTGAGCAAACACTTCGTAATGGTGAACCTATTGGATGAAGAGGAGCCAAAAAATCATACATTTTCGCCTGATGGCACTTATATACCTCG AATACTCTTCATTTCCCCGAAGGGTTCAGTCGACCATGACATTTACAACGAGGAGGGGAGCAGCCAACACAAATACTTCTACAGTCGACCGGAACAAATTGCCAAATCAATGAGAAAAGTCCTCGACAAATATAAGTTTGAACGATTTGATGTATGA
- the LOC125071297 gene encoding thioredoxin domain-containing protein 12-like isoform X2: MVAGILTKVLFSLVFNKVHCAQGGRDNGFGNSYVWAGSLESGLQIATHHKKPIMVIIHKSWCSACKNLKPKFANSTEIQTLSKHFVMVNLLDEEEPKNHTFSPDGTYIPRILFISPKGSVDHDIYNEEGSSQHKYFYSRPEQIAKSMRKVLDKYKFERFDK, encoded by the exons atggtGGCCGGTATTTTAACgaaagttttattttcgttGGTTTTCAATAAAGTTCATTGCGCACAAGGCGGTAGAGACAATGGTTTTGGTAATAGTTATGTATGGGCAGGATCGCTGGAGTCTGGCCTACAGATAGCAACACACCACAAGAAGCCAATAATGGTCATAATTCATAAATCATGGTGTTCAGCTTGCAAGAATTTGAAACCAAAGTTCGCGAACTCAACTGAGATCCAAACATTGAGCAAACACTTCGTAATGGTGAACCTATTGGATGAAGAGGAGCCAAAAAATCATACATTTTCGCCTGATGGCACTTATATACCTCG AATACTCTTCATTTCCCCGAAGGGTTCAGTCGACCATGACATTTACAACGAGGAGGGGAGCAGCCAACACAAATACTTCTACAGTCGACCGGAACAAATTGCCAAATCAATGAGAAAAGTCCTCGACAAATATAAGTTTGAACGATTTGAT AAATAA